ACACTGGGTGTGGTGTTACACCCTGCGCTGTGACAGGAACTGAAACTCGGGGGAGAAGAGGGTGTGATGACCACTCCACCGCCCACATATAGCATCACTTGCGGGTTTGACATGCGTTGCTCAGTGCATTGTGAGAGCACTTTCATCTCGGAATGTCATGCACAAATCTCATACAGCCAGAGCCGTTTCAAGGGATTTGGGGGCCCTGGGTAAAGAGTGACTCTGGGCCCCTTTTTCCTCTTCCAACTATTGTGTATGGGCTCCAGCAAGATTTCGACAGctgtatcattgcacttttcgatCATTGAGTTTAGGAAGGTTTGTGCCACACTCGAAAAGTTGTCATTACTGTGATTTTAGTACAagcacataaccagtcattaccaggggacCCCTTTCAGCtgcgggccctaggcaattgcctagtttgtttGCCTGGTTGGGACAGGCCTGTATACAGTGACAATAAGCAAACAGCAGTGTACTCACTACAATGTGTCTCAGGCTGAGGAGCActagagagaaattgagaggtgTGGTACAGTGGACTTAACCACATTGTCTTATTTGAAGGCTCTCTCTGTgtgaaacttggtatgagaatTTACTTTGGCTGACTGACTCCAAACATGCATTAACAAGAATTTTGCAATAACCTACATTCACAGAGCGGTAATCTTGAGGGAAAACGAGATACAGAACTCCAGTGAGGTCATGCAATAACGGCtgtccaaagtccttcaacaTGGAGTGTTTAGTCTCTCATATATCTCCAAGAGTTTCTCTTTCGCCAAAATAAAGATAGGAGGAATGCCTAAACATTTGCTTCATATAATCACCTGAGGCCTCTAAACGGTTGGATATATCAAGAAGGAGATCGGTGATAGCAGGCGACCCTGGAGTATGAGTCCAAAGATTTATCTCAGCTAAATCTGGATCCTTTCTTCGTCGACCGATTATCTCCCATGACTACACAGACCACAGATGAGTTGCAGAAATAACCCAAGAGTTGTGCTCTGAAATAATGTGTTGACTTGTGTGACTGAAAAAACACATGAAATAGGCTACATACAGCAGGGATGTTTCAACTGTCTTGCATTTGACTTTTGAGAAATGTTTCTCTCTGCATGCAACAACTTGCAGCAATTCATTTGTATGCCCCCACTGCCATTTCTGTCACACAGTAATGTCTGTTACACATTAGACTGATTATCTTGCTGGGTTATTGGCCAAAACAGATGAGTTACAGAAACATGAAAAAAAGCTCTGAAATTACCAGTTGATTGTATATCTGAACAAATACCAAATGTCTTGCCTCTTGGATAACACATGATGGTGTAAAGGCCTTGCAACAGTGGCTTGACTCAACGAACATTTAAGAAATGTTTCTCTCCGCATGCATGCAACAACTAGCAGTAGTTAATTTGCATGCCCCTGTGCACTGCAATTTTCTGTCTGCGACATTATGCAACTGTTTTGTCTGGCCTGCAACTCGGTGGCTCCAAATGGCCTTAAAGGGGTTTATGTGCATTTATCAGCTGTTCCCATGCAGTAAATTACATAATAAAAAAATGGACGTCTGAAGAAGCTGTgaccacacacacccatgtaagGGTATTAGCATAGGGCCTGGAACGCTAAATGAGATGCTGCAAATAGTTGAGATAGTTTATTATTGTTTGGATCAACCAGATATTGTTGCCCATTAAGACGGATTATATGCACACTGTGTTAGTGTTGTCCCATTCCTTGGAGTGGTAACAGGGAGTGTCATGAGAGGAAATTGTGGAATGGTGGCTGTATTGACCTCAGCTAGAGAGCGGTGGTTTAACATTTAAGAAGTTCGTTCAGACCCCATTGGTAGAAACTGAGCAAATAGCTAAAACATTTCTCGTTTTAGCTTTTCACTCTgtaacatgaaacataatgaaaTTAGGTGAAGATAATTGTACATTGACTTgtattatttccctcagcaaggaTTGGTCAAAATCTTTAAGGTGAAACAAAAACCTGGTGAGTCACTGTAACCCAGTGTCTGCTCTGCATTAAAACATTTGTTCTGCATTACCCAAAGCTTAGGGACATGAGATCATAAGGTTAAGGGGTGATGGGAGCAGAATAGTTTTAGGCCTTTATGTTTTAGGCCTGGTCTTTGTCGCCATCTAGTGGGCTATCATGAAAACGACTTGTTCTTGTCCCTTTTTACCAAGTTTTGTACTGTGGATACAACATGATCAACGCCAAACGTTACTTCAAATGCGCATTGCACAATTTAATGTGTATTCCATATTGATTCCATTGAACAATAAATCACCCCCTCCACAAATGTTAGCAGTGTTATACAAACTAGAGTTGTATGTCTgttgcaatgtaggcctattattaatgtGTTTTCTTACGTGTGACATCCAAGCTTGTATAAAATAAAGAATGATGCAGGAAGACAATTTTTAAGTGTTGACTAGTATGACTTTAACAAGGAGGTCTACACAACTTTAACAAATAAACCAACAAAAAACTACAGCTCCCAGGACACTTCCGGTTTTAAAATAGTGTGCCAaaacgtttgttttgtttaagaAAGTAAGTATTAAAAATTAATGAAACCCATCAGCACAATTACATAGTATAAAACACACAATTGTGTGGTATATTTTTTATGGCTGCATCATGCATGGTTTTGACGGATTTTAAGCagatttgatgcaatgttgaccTTTCGCCTCTTACGCTATCGTTCATAATATGACGCAGCGGAAGTCCTTTCAACTTCCTTTCCTCCATTAGGTGAGTGCGTGGTAAGACGGCGGGGATGATCGCTCTTGGGGAAAATATCGAATAATATAACTTTTAAGACATTTCTGGCGCTATTTTTCCTGCCAATATTTACATTTATCGTTTGTTCTTTGCAGACCGCAACCATGGGTCGCCGGCCAGCCCGATGGTGAGTTACATTTTTGCTTTCAAGTTTCCCCACTAGATGCGAAGGAAAATGGCAGGGTCTTCTATCGGACCATGTGGAGTAGCCTGTGGATAATTGAGAACAGTGTTCTTCATAATTTAAGTAACATGACTGCGATTTCTGTTTGCTTTGTGGAGTCATATTCATAACGTTCGTCAGTGTTTCTGCACAATATTTGATTTAGTCAACATAGCCGGGACCGCATCTTCCGCAAAATAGCAGGCCACATAGTAAGTTAGCATGTTCGCTAGCGGCCTGTGTTCTACCGGGAGGTGTCATGATGACTGGACTAGTTGGTGGTTTACAGCTTTCTAAACATAATGGAGGGTGTTTTATATAGTGATGCCGTAGTAATTAGTCGTTGTGGTGTTTGTCGATGCCAATGTTATTGCATTAGTGTTGTGTAGTTAACTATAGGGCCTGGCTGGTAGATTTGTCACATCGAATGGTTAGATTGCAACATGTACGGTACATTGGAacggttttttatttttttaataatttttttttagCTTTACTTCAAGCTTTACTTTTTATTAGTCAACGCCTGTGCTTTATCAAAAACCTTATGAGCATTGGTCTGACATTCAGACTGTcgaaatgttggtgttagttgaGTGGTTGGTTGTTGCGTTCTGTGGGGGGCATCTGAGTGCATGGCCCTTGAATGTATTGAAAGGTTTGAGAAATCACTTCTCATAGACCTTTTTTCTTCGCTGTTAGAAGATGTCCACCCTCTTGAGGACTAAATGTGGTGTTCGATTAACTTTTCTAGAGTGGTGGTGCTCAGTGTGATCCAAAAGTGGGTTTCTATGAATGTAATCTGTTTCCTAAGTCAAGCTTGTAATCTTTATTCCTTTGCAACATTAACTAAACAGAAGCTTGAAGTGTAAATGAGCCTGTGTTGACCTGATGTTTGAGAAGCACTGATCTAGGGGTTTTGATGACTCTGTCTTCCTTCCACAGCTACAGATACTGCAAAAACAAGCCCTACCCCAAGTCCCGTTTCTGTAGGGGTGTGCCTGGTAAGTTTTTCCCTGTCCACCTTGTTACTTTGTGTTCTGCAGCTTATTAAGCCGACCAGCCTAGTTGATGTACTGTCCTGGTGTGCAAGGGCTGCAGACAGCAACTCtctggtttgtgtatgtgtctagcTGTGCAGTGCTAGACCGTGAAAGGGACCACTGAGACAATACTTCACATGTATACACTGTTCACCAAATAGATATTtggctttttttgtattttgtatgtgAATCTTTGTAACTTGACTAAATATTTCTACTTAATGTCCAGTGAATAACCCTCTTCATGATTTCCATTTCACTGCTTCTCGTTAAACAGATCCCAAGATCAGGATCTTCGACTTGGGTCGTAAGAAGGCTAAGGTGGATGAGTTCCCCCTGTGTGGTCACATGGTGTCCGATGAATACGAGCAGCTGTCCTCAGAAGGTGAGGTCACGCATGGAATGGACACATGGATTTAAGGCCTTTTCTCCTagctgaaataataataaaaaaaagttagAAAAAGTTCAGCGCTTTTACTTGGCTTCTGCTCCGCACCAAAATCCAGCACTATTGGCCATTCAGTACATATTGTACTCTGTGTGGAAGGCTTATGCTTCCTTGAACTTGTGAAGTGTCTATTTTGAGTAGAGGTGGGGTATGTATTAACACAGAGCTTTGGTGGATGTTGCTGATATTTCAAAGTGGTCATGAAAAAGAAACTAACACATGTGTTGTGTTTGTAGCTCTGGAGGCTGCCCGTATCTGTGCTAACAAGTACATGGTGAAGACTTGCGGCAAGGATGGTTTCCACATCCGTATGCGCCTGCATCCATTCCATGTCATCCGCATCAACAAAATGTTGTCCTGTGCCGGAGCCGATAGGTAAGTTCTTTGACGTGTTGGAGATGTCTGTATGTCGCACAATTGGTTCCACACCATTGTACACTTACTTGTAGTAGTCTTCTGGTTTTCTTTAACTGAGGGCAAGGCCAGAACAGGTTTCAAGCATGTGCTTTAATGATGAAACTGGGGTGGTTGTCGCAAAGCAGGAAGTGAACGTAACTGTTTGACTGTCATGGCAGCCAAAGATCTGTTTTACCATGGGATTTGAAACTTGTGGCATTTTACTTCCTTAAGACTGTCATTGCAAGTGATGGTATTGGAAAGGCCGTGCACCAACACCGAGAACCCCACTGATCACTTGGATGTCAATCTTGGCTCTGTgtcccaaaatattttttgtagAATATTGCCCTGACTACTTAACATCCTGTAGTGTCTAGTCCTTGTCATGCCAGGGACAGAGCCTATGGAAAAAAACTATGGGATATGGAACTTACTTAGCCACCAGGGGTCTCGTGTACTAAGACTTTTGTGGATTTCCTATTCCATCTTGAAAATGAAGATGCATCAACCTGTGCTTACGCATGTTCTTATTGTACAGCTCATGTAATGTGAAATTCTGTGCTCATGCACTTCATATGTCAGTTTTTGTACATCTGAATGTTAACACAAGACTTCcactgggttttttttgtacGTACACAAGCTTTGTGCACAAAGCTAGTGCTTGTGCTCTGCAGCTTATTAAGCCGACCAGCCTAGTTGATGTACTGTCCTGGTGTGCAAGGGCTGCAGACAGCAACTCtctggtttgtgtatgtgtctagcTGTGCAGTGCTAGACCGTGAAAGGGACCACTGAGACAATACTTAAACaaaattacagatattttagcctgatgaaccagactaaatgtggatgtctaatttagtctggcctcgatacataatacatccgaagattgttgatgagaacaagcttccctcaaaaccctgcccactttgattcaaaacacatctttacgttgtaattggtttgccagattcatggcattctggcttcattgaatcattttgcgaggccagacccacccgtaggcAAAAAATGTTGcagtccagcgggtggcgctggttcactaGGCTACAGATATTTGGCTTTCAGGTGAAATGAGGAGTTATCTAAATCAGCCATGCGCTAGTCCTCATCTTCCAAGCTTCGGTAGCTGTTACTTAACAGTGATTCACTTTCATAGTACAAAAGCCAAATATCTAACTTTGCGTGATCTTTGTAACTTGACCACAACCCATCTattcttttactcaatatcatcACTGTATTTTGCCATTTGCATTTGTGGATAATTGGCAGTACAATAGAAGTTTGTTGCTCAAAATAATTGCAACACTACTTAGGACTAAATACCTCTAGGGTCTAAATGCGTAATATCAGTCTCGTTCAGGTTTTAAGGCATTTTATCAATACTAAAGATGCAGGAGACACTTGTCTGCCTACTTGAAGTGTGACTGATTAATATTGACTTGTATTCTTCATTGCTTTTTCTCTCCAGGCTCCAGACAGGTATGCGTGGTGCCTTCGGAAAGCCCCAGGGCACCGTGGCCCGCGTGAACATTGGCCAGGTGATCATGTCCGTGCGCACCAAGGCCTCAAACAAGGAGCACATCATCGAGGCTCTCAGGAGAGCCAAGTTCAAGTTCCCCGGACGCCAGAAGGTACATAACTCAagccaggtcgtgccctcctggtgatgcaacagcttcagcgttgctaccagtcaggtcaagagcaatgcaacctACTTTCTGAGTTCTTGCAAAATCGGGAACGCCTCCCACttcgttgggaagcaaacaatcattagcaaaccaagggaggccgtttgggaaatgttaattgttatgctcttggtcagaccaagtctcgaagagatttgaaagtcgatgattatcaggctaacATAACTCATTAATTTGATGACTTCGAAGAGGGATGAGGGAAGTACATGGGGATTATGATGCGACTTGCAGCTTATTAAGCCGACCAGTCCTGGTTCCTGTCCTTTTCTGGTGTGCAAAGGCTGCATACAGCAAGTCTTTGGTTTGTGTATGCGCTTGGCTGGGCAGTGTCAAGCCTTGAAAGGGACCATTGAGACATGTTTAAAAAATCCCCCTCCTTTGTGTGTTAACATGCTTAATCGTTGATTGGAAAAATGACTCTGGAGGCTCATGCTATTGTGCAATTTGTCTTTCTACCTGCTTAGATCCACATGTCCAAGAAGTACGGCTTCACCAAGTTCAACGTAGAGGACTTTGATGACATGCTGGCAGAGAAGCGCCTGATTCCTGATGGCTGCGGTGTCAAGTACATCCCCAGCCACGGTCCCCTGACCAGGTGGAAGGCTATTCACAAGGTGTAAAAAGGATGCCCCTGTCTGCGTTTGAGCTGCGGCTAAGCATAGCCAATAAAAAAAGTACACATTTGATTACCATTGTCTGCCTGGTTTTCTGTTTGTATTAAGCTGTACTTCTGCTGTACATGCAGTATGGCGACTGGAGGGTAACATGCGTTGCAGCAATGTCATGTTCTTCCCTTAGTGGTGAAATTTTGTTTTGTAAAACCGTGATTCTCAACTAGGGGTACGTGGGGAATATATTACATGGAGTATCACTGGGATGGAGACGGATGCACAGCACGAGTAAGGGGGGTACTTTTTGACCCATTTTGGGGATTATGCATCAGTATTTTCTAAATTGATACAACACATTGAGTAGACAAGGATGAATTTTATGTGGGAAAAGAGCAAATATTGTTTGGTCTGCCAGTTCTGCATCAATGTTGGCAACCTTCTGCGAGAAGAGCACTAGTGGCTCAATCAGATCTTTGAATTAGCTTACCTTTACTGTCTCACCCTcaatacacagaaattcacaagtaGGAAGAAGGGAACGATGGTGaatatgagggtttttttttttttttttagaaaaataaatatgCCTGAGGGGAAATGACCCAAACTATAACAAATGCCAACACCTCACAAGGGTTAAAACATGACATAGAACACTGAGGAAGGGCAAGTGAGAGTCACTGCTTGTGGATGTAAGATAA
This Engraulis encrasicolus isolate BLACKSEA-1 chromosome 10, IST_EnEncr_1.0, whole genome shotgun sequence DNA region includes the following protein-coding sequences:
- the rpl10 gene encoding large ribosomal subunit protein uL16, giving the protein MGRRPARCYRYCKNKPYPKSRFCRGVPDPKIRIFDLGRKKAKVDEFPLCGHMVSDEYEQLSSEALEAARICANKYMVKTCGKDGFHIRMRLHPFHVIRINKMLSCAGADRLQTGMRGAFGKPQGTVARVNIGQVIMSVRTKASNKEHIIEALRRAKFKFPGRQKIHMSKKYGFTKFNVEDFDDMLAEKRLIPDGCGVKYIPSHGPLTRWKAIHKV